A region of Larimichthys crocea isolate SSNF chromosome X, L_crocea_2.0, whole genome shotgun sequence DNA encodes the following proteins:
- the LOC109138234 gene encoding ecto-ADP-ribosyltransferase 5 → MKGNMQILTTMCALLCWMQPISSKKISDIFGPQQDAYQVIPLSMVEDAVDDMYFGCNEKMAKTVKDNYFKKEVTSEIFGKAWKQAKGCATRSLERKRKEDVALTKDHMQAICLYTSDYEKFYKKFNEAVRTNRKIYGTCFPFHSLHFWLTSAIQILNYNKKCITTYRRTNVTFDSNDKMIRFGFFASSSYSTDLKKFGNKTCFKIKTCFGAFLKDYPYLGSKEQEVLIPPYEKFKITKAKKRFVEGLTDCEIIYNLESAGVESNLDCRAAK, encoded by the exons ATGAAGGGTAACATGCAGATTTTAACTACAATGTGTGCGCTTCTTTGTTGGATGCAGCCTATAAGCTCCAAGAAG ATCAGTGACATCTTCGGTCCACAACAAGACGCTTACCAGGTCATCCCATTGAGCATGGTTGAAGATGCTGTTGATGACATGTACTTTGGCTGCAATGAAAAAATGGCGAAAACAGTCAAAGacaattactttaaaaaagaagTGACATCTGAAATATTTGGAAAAGCCTGGAAACAGGCAAAAGGTTGTGCAACCCGCAGcctagaaagaaaaagaaaagaggatgtGGCTTTAACTAAGGATCACATGCAGGCAATCTGTCTTTATACATCTGACTATGAAAAATTTTACAAGAAGTTTAATGAAGCAGTCCGGACCAATAGAAAAATCTATGGCACCTGCTTTCCATTCCACTCCTTACATTTCTGGCTGACATCGGCTATTCAAATCCTCAATTACAATAAAAAGTGCATCACTACTTACCGAAGaacaaatgttacatttgaCAGCAACGACAAAATGATTCGGTTTGGTTTTTTTGCATCCAGCTCTTACAGCACTGACCTGAAAAAGTTTGGTAACAAGACCTGCTTTAAAATTAAGACCTGTTTTGGTGCTTTCCTGAAAGACTATCCATATCTTGGAAGTAAAGAGCAAGAGGTGCTCATCCCTCCCTATGAGAAGTTCAAAATCACTAAAGCGAAGAAGAGATTTGTAGAAGGCTTGACTGACTGCGAGATCATCTACAATCTCGAGAGTGCAGGAGTTGAAAGCAATCTAGACTGCCGTGCTGCAAAGTAA